Genomic segment of Umezawaea sp. Da 62-37:
GTCCAGGTCCAGCTCGTGCCCCGGCGTCAGCGGCACGCGCGTCTGCGCGGCGCCCACGACGTGGGTGAGCAGCGGGTACGCCTCGAACGATCGCCACGGGAACAGCACCTCGTCGCCGTCGGCGCAGGTGGCCTGGATGAGCTGCTGGCACAGGGTCACCGAGCCGCTGCCGGTGGCGATCCGGTCGGCGGGCACCCCGAGCTTGTCGGCGAGCCGGGCGACCAGCTCGACGCACCCGGTGTCGGGGTAGCGGTTCATCGCGGTCGCCGCCTCGGCCACCGCGCGCACCACGCTGGGCAGCGGGCCTGCCGACACCTCGTTGCTGGCGAGCTTGATCGCACCCGGAACGGTCTTGCCGGGCACGTAGGACGGCAGCGCGTCCAGGTCGGCACGGGTTCGCACGGACATCCCAGAACTCCTTCCGGCCTGCGACGACGCGGGCCTGAGCTGGACGTTATCCCGTCGAGGGCCCGGATCGGGACACTGGTCCGTCTGGTTGGTCACGTTGACCGTTGTTCACCCCGGCGTGGAAGGGTGGACCCATGACTCAGACCCGGACCGAGACGTTTCCGCTCACCGACGGCCGTGAACTGCGGTTGACCGTCGCCGAGCCGGAGAACGCCGTCCGCGGCGGCCTTGTCGTGCTGCACGAGGCCCGCGGCGTCACGGACACGGTGCGCGGTCTCGTCGGCACCCTCGCCGACGAGGGGTGGCTCGTGGTCGCCCCGCACCTCTACCGCGACGTGGACGAACTGGCCGACGGCGATGTGCCGGACCGGGTCAGCAAGCTGTCCGGCGAAGCGGTGCTGGAGGACACCGACGTGGCGTTCGTGTGGCTGGGCCAGCAGGGCGTTCCCGCCGACCGGATGGGCGTGCTGGGCTTCGACCTCGGCGGCTCGGTCGCGCTGGTCGTCGCGGGGAGCCGGACCATCGGCGCGGCGGTCACGATCGGCGGCGGCGGCATCCTCACGCCGCTCGCGGAAGGCCTGCCGCCGCTGGTGGAGGTGGCCGCCGAGCTGACCTGCCCGTGGCTGGGCCTCTACGGCGACGACGACAGCCAGATCGCGCAGGCGGACGTGGAGAAGCTGCGCGACGCGGCGGCGTCCTCGGAGATCGCGACGGACGTCGTGCGGTTCACCGACTCCAGCCACCGGTTCGACACCTCGCCCGCCGCGAGCGCGGAGGCGTGGCAGCGCGTCCTGAACTGGTTCGATTCACACCTCCGATAGGACGATCTTTTCGGGTGATTGGAACCGAACGTCCTTGCGGGTACATCTAAGGAGGTATCCGCGACGGACTCGCGGGTACTTGCTGTGCAAGGGAGTAGTCGATGTCCGAGGACGCAAGCACCGCGCCACCGGTGGTCGGTGCGGTCGCCGCACAACCGAACTTCACCACCGACGCGCAGGCGGACCTGGCCACGGCGCACAGCGCGGTCGCCGCCGTCGACCAGGCCGTGGACAAGGGAAAAGTCCAGCTGGACAAGGGTTCCGCCGCTGATCTGATCAAGGCGATCGGTGACGCGCGGGACCGGGTGTCGGACCTGTACACCGCCGTCCGCGACCAGCTGGACATCCCGCTGCAGTTCGGCGACAACTGGGTCGGCAGGTCGATCAGCCGCCGGTTGCGCGAAGTCGCCGTCGGGGACCACGAATCCGCGGTCTTCGTGATCCGCGAGTTCCTGGACGTGCTGGAGGACGTGGAGGCGACCGTCCGGCAGGCCTCCGAGAGCACCGCGAACACCGACGAGGACCTGGCCCACACGATGGGGGGCAAGCGCTGATGGTGGACCGCAAGAAGGACAGCCCGCCGAACCCCTACCCGGAGCACAAGTCCGGCAAGGAGCCCTCGGAGCTGGGCGAGAAGGTCGACTGGATGACCTACACGCACCAGGAGCTCTACGACATGGTGCACACGGGCGTCGACCTCACCAGCGCGGCGTCGGTCAAGGACAACTGGACCACGCTCGGCACCACCCTGGCCGAGGTCAAGGACCAGCTCATCGGCGCGATCTTCGCCTCGTCGAGCGGCTGGGAGGGCGAGTCGGCCGAGAAGGCGCGCGACGGCCTGCTGACCGTCGTGAAGTGGGCGGAGAACACCAGCGACCACGCCAACAACGTCGCCGAGTGCATCACGGTGGAGATCCAGCACGTGCAGACCGCGCGCGAGCAGATGCCCCCGCCCGCACCGGCCCCCGCGGTCGTGACACCGGTCCCGTCGGCGATCGCGCCGATCGCCCCGGCCGTGCCCGCGACCGTCGACCCGCTGCCGGTCGACCCGCTGTCGCCGGTCGCCGCGCCGACGCCCACCCCGGTCACCGGGGCGCAGTCGCCGTTCACCGGCATCGACCAGGTCGGCGCGCCGGTGGTCGGCGCGACCGCGGCCGCCGACGCGGGCCACCGCACGGCCGCGAACGTGATGGCCGCGTTCCAGCAGGGCTCGTTCGCGGTCGACCAGACCGTGCCCGCGTTCAGCCCGCCGGTGAACCCGGTGGCGCCCCCGGAGACCAAGCAGCCCGCGCTCGGCGTCGACCGCGTCGCGGCGCCCACGACCGGTGCCGCCGCGCCCGTGGTCGGCCCGGCGATCGTGCCGCCGGTCGCGGGTCGCACGCAGGCGACGACCAGCGGCTCCAGCGGCGGCGGTGGTGGCGGTTACGCCCCGGCCGCGCGCGGCGGCGGCTACTCCTCCGGTGGCGGTTACCAGCCCTCCCCGTCGTTCGGTGGCGGCGGCGGTGGCGCGGGCGGTCCGGCCGCCCCGTCCGGTCCCGGCGGCTCCAGCGGCGTGATCGGCGGCCCGGACTCGCGTGCCGCGTCCGCGCAGCCCGCGTCCGCGCAGGCCCCCAAGGCCGGTGGCGGCTCGACGGGCGGCGGCATGATGGGCGGCGCGCCGATGGCCCCGGCCCCGATGGGCTCGCAGTCCGACGGAGCCGACCACCGCCGCGCCCGGTACCTCGAAGAGGACGACGACCTGTTCGGACTGGACAACAAGGCCGCGCCGCCGGTGATCGGCACATGATCGACGACGAACCGCGGGTCTTCCGGCTCGCCGCGCAGGAGTTCTTCGTGCTGTGGACCTCCGTGCACGGCGACCGGCACCCGGTGCCGGTGGGCGCCGGGCACTACGGGCGCACCGAGGCCGACCGCGCGGAGCTGCTGGCGACCTGCTCCCGAACGCTCGCCGCGCGCGGCCTCGGCACGGTGGAACGCCCGGACGGCGAGCTGCACGCGCTGCTGCGCGGCCTGGTCGAGTTCGACGTCGGCCTGGAGCTGGTGTTCTCCCGCCGGGGCGAGACGGCCCGCGGCCTGGCCACAGCGGGCACGCACGGTGCCTTCGCGGCGCGCGTGGGGGACCAGATCCAGCTCGCCGGGTTCCGACCCACCGCGCTGGCGTCGACGACCGTGTCGACCCTGCCCGCGGCCAGGCCGGGCGCCGGGCGTTCGGTCAACCTCCGCTGGGACGACTACCTCGCCGCGGGCGCCGCGGGCGAACGCGACGGCGTGCCGGGCTTCCTCGGCTCGCTGCGGTACGCCGGGGTGCGCGAACCGGAGGCGGCCACGCTCATGCGGGCCCTCACGACCCGCAGCGGCGGCGGCCAGGTCGGCGTGATCGGCCGCAACCGGGCGGGGTACCTGCACCCGACGGGGCGGACGCTGTCGTGGCTGGACAGCGGCGACGGCCGGTACCTCGTGCGCAACGAGGCGGGCTGGTTCGTGATGGCCCCGACCGACCCGGCGCGGCTCACCACCGAACTGGAGGACCTGGTGGAAGACGCCAGTCGCGGCTAGCCCGTTGTGTGGGTTCCTCCTGTGGTTCTCGGCCGTCGGATCGGCTAGGAACTGGGTATGACCGACACGCACGCCGAGGCCGAACTCCTGTGGCAGCCCGACCCCGACCGGGTCGCGGACAGCCGGATGGCCGCGTTCCGCGACTGGCTACGAGCCGCGCGCGGGCTCGACTTCGCCGACTACGCCGAACTCTGGACGTGGTCGACGACCGACATCGAGGCCTTCTGGGGCGCGATCGCCGAGTTCTTCGACATCGCCTTCCACACACCTCCCGAGCGCGTCCTGGGCGCGGCGACCATGCCGGGAGCCCGGTGGTTCCCCGGCTCGACGCTCAACTACGCCGAGCACGCCCTGCGCCCCGGTCCCGGCCGCGCGGACGACGACCTCGCGGTGATCTTCCACCGCGAGGACGGCCTGGCCGAGAACCTCACCTACGGCGTGCTGCGCCGCCGGGTCGCCGCCGTGCGGGCCGGTCTGGTCGCCCTGGGCGTGAGCAGGGGCGACCGGGTGGTCGCACTGGTGCCCAACACACCGGAGGCGCTGATCGCGTTCCTGGCCGCCGCGAGCCTCGGCGCCACCTGGTCGTCGTGCTCACCGGACTTCGGCGCGCGCGCCATCTCCGACCGGTTCGCCCAGATCGAGCCCACGGTGCTGATCGCCGTCGACGGCTACCGGTACAACGGCCGCGCGTTCGACGTGCGCCCGACCGTGGAGGAGCTGCGGTCGGAGATCGGCTCCCTGAAGGCCACCGTGCTCGTCGACTACACCGGCGGCGCGCTGCCGGGCGCGGTCGGCTGGGCGGAGCTGCTGGCCGAGCACGACGGCGCGCCCATGGCGTACGAGGCCGTGCCGTTCGACCACCCGCTGTGGGTCCTGTACTCGTCCGGCACCACCGGGCTGCCCAAGGGGATCGTGCAGGGCCACGGCGGCATCGTGCTGGAGCACCTGAAGATGCTCGGCCTGCACGCCGACCTCGGCCCCGGCGACCGCTTCTTCTGGTTCACCACCACCGGCTGGATGATGTGGAACTTCGTCATCGCCGGCCTGCTCGTCGGCTCCACGGTCGTCCTGTTCGACGGCAGTCCCGCGCACCCGGACCTGAACGCGCTGTGGCACCTGGCCGAGCAGCACCGCGTCACCTACTTCGGCACGTCCGCGCCCTACATCCAGTCGTGCCTCAAGGAGGGGCTGCGCCCCGGCGAGCAGTACGACCTCACCGGCCTGCGCGTGGTCGGCTCCACCGGCGCCCCCCTCACCCCCGAGGGCTTCCGCTGGATCGCCGACGCCGTCGGCGCGGACGTCCAGATCGCCAGCGTCTCCGGCGGCACCGACCTGTGCACGGCGTTCGTCTGCGCCGCCCCCGACCTCCCGGTCTGGCTGGGCGAGCTGTCCTGCCGCGCCCTCGGCGCCGCCGTCACGGCCTACGACGAGGCGGGCCACGAGGTCGTCGACGAGGTCGGCGAACTGGTCGTCACCAAGCCCATGCCGTCCATGCCGGTGTACTTCTGGGGCGACGAGGACGGCTCCAAGCTCCGCGAGGCCTACTTCGAGGACTTCCCCGGCGTCTGGCGCCACGGCGACTGGATCCGCATCACCCCGCGCGGCTCGTCGGTCATCTACGGCCGCAGCGACTCCACCCTCAACCGCGGCGGCGTCCGCATGGGCACCAGCGAGTTCTACCGCGTCGTCGAAGCCATCCCCGGCGTAGCGGATTCACTCGTCATCGACACCTCCGGCGCCGGCCAGACCGACGGCAGGCTCTTGTGCTTCCTGGTCCTCGACGACGGGGTCGCACTCGCCGACCTCGAACCCGCGCTCCGCAAGGACCTCCGCACCAACCTCTCACCCCGCCACGTCCCCGACAGCTTCATCACCGTCGCGGAGATCCCCCGCACCCTCAACGGCAAGAAGTGCGAGGTCCCGGTCAAGAAGATCCTGGCAGGAACCCCGCCCGCCCAAGCCGTCAGCCTCGACGCCCTCCGCAATCCCGACTCCCTCACCCCTTTCCTCGACCTCGTCGGAAAGTAGTTGGGGAGACGAAGATCACGATCATGCGCGTCACGTGCCGTTAACCCGGTCCCTGGCGTGACCGCATGATCGGTCTTCAGGTCTTTGACCAGGCGTTTCGAGGTCTGAGGGCCCCTCCTGAGGTGTTAGAGGGGGGCCGTTTTGCTTGTCAGGTGGGGGCATGTGTAATCTATGCGTCGTAGCCGAGGGCTCCGGGAGGCTTCGCCTAGTCTGGTCTATGGCGCCGCACTGCTAATGCGGTTTGGGTTTATCGCCCATCCCGGGTTCAAATCCCGGAGCCTCCGCAACACCCGGCCTCGGCCAGGTGACAACTGAATACACGCGCCCGTAGCTCAACGGATAGAGCATCTGACTACGGATCAGAAGGTTAGGGGTTCGAATCCCTTCGGGCGCATCGAGCGAGAAGCCCGGCACCAATTGGTGCCGGGCTTCTCGCTTTTCCCATGCCCTGTTCACCTCCCGATGGCGCACCCCGGCGGGTCGAGGTGCGCCATCGGCATCACTCGGTGTCCGGCTTCGTGGCGTTCCTGGGCTTGTCCGGTACGGCCACGAGGCTGATGACGTGGCGGGTGCGGGGGGCCTCGCGGGGGTTGTCGGTGCGGGAGAGGACCGCGGTTTCGATCTCTTCGATCATGGCGGCGAACTCCTCCTCGGTGGCCCAGACCGCTGCCTGGCGGTAGACGACGCCGTCCTCGGGCGGGGTGGCGCCCGGTTGGGAGAGGTAGCGGTCGAAGTCGCCCAGCAGTGAGGTGGCGAAGGTGGTGAAGGCCCTGCGGTGGTCGTCGTGGGTCATGGCGGCGCGGGCCGCGGGGTCGACGACGGCCTCTTCCTCGCGGATGCGGTAGCTGCGTTCGACGGTGCCGCGGATGCGCTTCTCGCCGACGACCTCGAGCACGCCCGCGTCGGTGAGGACGGCGATGTGGCGGTACATCGTCGCAGGTGGGATGTCGGGCAGTCGCTCGCGGAGTTGGGCGGTGGTGAGCGGGTCGGTGTCGAACAGGACCTGGAGCACGCGCATCCGGACTGGGTGGAGGAGGAGGTCCGCGGTTGCCATGGGTTCATGTTCTCACGTACGGTAATGTTCTCAAAGATGATAAAGTTCCCATCAGCGAGAACAATGAGGGTCCTGCCCCTCCCGCATCCCCTGGAAGAGGACGAAGTGAGCATCACCACCCCTGCACGCGATCGAGGCGGCCTGACCCTGTTCTGGGTCGTCACGTTCGCGACCACCTGGACGTTCTGGCTCATCGCGATCGGGCTCGGCGGGACGCCGACCAGTTCCCCGACCGCGATCCCCTACGTGCTCGGTGGCTTCGGACCGGTGTTCGGGGCCATCGCGGTCCGGATCCGGCGACGCCGTCGCGGCGAGGCCGTTCCCGTGCACGCGGTGAAGGCGCGGCCGTTCTGGGTGCTGCCCCTGCTGGTGCTGGCGTCGGCGACGGTGGTGGTGGCCGCGGTGGTCGCGGACGTCCTGGGTGGTCCGGCGGTGAGCCTGGACGGAGGGCTGGAGCTGGTCGCGAAGGTGGGTGGGCCGGTGGGGTTCTTCGTCAGCATGCTGATCGGGGGCCCGCTGGCGGAGGAGCCGGGCTGGCGGGGGACGGCCTACCCGCGACTGCGGGCGTCGATGGGGCGTCTGCAAGCGGGTCTGCTGCTGGGTGTGGTGTGGGCGGTGTGGCACCTGCCGCTGTTCTTCATCGCCGGCACCGTCCAGTCGCGGTTCGGGTTGTTCGGCTGGAGCGGTCTGCTGTTCTCGTTGACCGTGATCCCGATGGCGCTGCTGACGGGGTGCGCCTACGAGCGCGAGGGCGTGCCCGCGGCGGTCGCGGTGCACCTCGGTGTCAACGCGACGATGGCGCTGCTGAGCGTCGACTCCCCGATCACGCAGGTGGCGATCCTGGTCGTGCAGGTCGTTGTCGTCGGCCTGCTGCTCGCCGGGTGGCGTGATCGCGCGGTCCGCGTGGACCGGTTGTCCGAACCCGCCCGCCGCTGAGCCGACTCCGTTGTGGACTCGTGCCTGCCGGGGGTGGTGGTGGGCGTGAGAACGTTGTGGTCGTTGGTGACCACGGTGGGCGGGAGGTGCGGGGTGGCTCTGGCCGTGACCGTGATCGGCGCGCGGGCCGTGGAGCACCTCTCCGCCGAGGAGCTGGTCGAGGTGTTCGAGGCCTACGTGCTGCCGTTCGCCGTGTCGGGCGCGCACTTCTACCTGGGCGGGGCGGTCGGGGTGGACACCGCGGCGCTCGACTGGCTGGCCGCGGCGAGCAAGGCCGACGTGTCGGTGGTGGTGCCGCGGACGGTGCGCGACCAGCCCGACGAGGCCGCTGACGTGATCGTGAAGTGGCGCGAGGCGGGCCGCTTGGCCGAGGTGGTGGAGCTGGACACCGACGAGGTCGGGACGGACGGGTACCTGGAGCGGAACCGGTGGATGGTGGACCGGTCGGAACTCGTCATCGGCTTCCCGCGCAGCGGGGACCAGGGGAGCGGGACCGGCTACACGCTGGGGTACGCGGCGTCCAAGGGCAAAGCGCTGCTGGTCGTGCCGATCTGAGCGGCGCCCTCGGCTGGGCGGGTGTTATTCCGCCGCAAGTCGGGCGCGGGGTGGGATCGTTCGGTCATGCGCAACGAGGAGATCATGCAGCGGGCCATCGGCGTGCTGACGCTGATGCACGGCGGCGACGGGGAGGCGGATGATCTGCGCCTTGCGCTGAAGCTCTTGCAGGAGGACGTGTTCAGCTACTCCGTCGCGGTCCCGGACGGCAGCACGGAGGACATGGCCGAGTTCGTGCGGGTGGCGCTGGAGCAGGTCATGGCGCGGGTGGCGGCGTTCACGGCGGGGCTGACGCTGGGGTTCCAGGCGGTCGCGCACGCGTACGAGGAGCAGTGCGAGGACGCGAACGTGCCGGGCGTCCTCCAGCAGCTGGCGTTGCGGCTGGAAGCGCAGGAGAGCTGAGGAACGGCTCGCCGGAGCAGGCCGTTCCCCGTGCGATCAGCGCAGCTCGCACTCCACGAGCGCGGCGAACGCGGTCTGGCCCGCCCTGCTGGGGTGCAGGATCGCCACGGCGCCTTCCTGGCCGGGCGTGAAGACGGCCTCGAGACCGCGGTAGAACGGGGTGCCCGCCTGGCACATCGAGTGGCCCTCGAACTCGGGCCGCAGCACCCCACCGGTGAACGTGCCGGCATACCGGGCGTTCACGCCCTGCTGCCGGGCCGCGCCGGTCGCGGTGCGCAGCGCCTGGTCGACGCTCGACGCGACGGTCGCGCCGTCGGCGCGCTCCTGCGGGGTGAGGATGCCCTCGCCGCAGATCGGGTCGAGCGCCACGCCCTCGGCGTTCGCGCCGGGGGTGAACTGGCGGCCGTAGCCGCTGAGCACGATCTTCGCCCGCGGGCTGCGGGACTTGATCTCGCCGAGCAGCGCGGTGAGGTCCGACGTCATCTTCGGCAGCCGGTCGAGAAGGGCCCGCGTGCCCGCTCCCGAACAATCCGACTGGATGCACTGGCCCGCGTAGGCGGCGAATTCGACGTCGTTGCCGCCCATCGTCATCAGGACCAGGCCGGTGTCCGCCTTGAGGGCGTCCAACTGCGGCGGTTCTTCCTTGAACGAGGTGCTCAGGTCGGCGATGGCCGCACCGCTGCACGTGACGTTGGTGAAGTCGACCTGCTTGCCGCTCGCGCGCAGATCCGCCACCACGACGGCCGACGCCGAATTGGCGCTCCGGTAGCAGTTCCCGTCGGTTCCCGGCTCGTAGTCACCCGCCCCGACACCCGAAGCGTAGGAGTCGCCCAGCGCCACGACCTGCAACGGGCCGCGTGCTCCTGCCTGGGCCACCGGTACCACGACCAGCGAGAGGACGCCCGCGAGCACCGCTGTGCAGAGCCTTTTCATCTTGCCCCCATCGATTCACCTTGATCTGTCGGACGACAGCACGAGGAGAATCGACGACCGGTTGCCCCAATCGCCAATTGAGATGGGAAATCGTCAAGCCGTCAGTTCGGCGAGAACCGAGTCGGTGAACGCGGGCCACGTCTCGACGGCCCATTTCCCGAAAGCGCGGTCCGTCAGTGCGACGCACGCCACACCCGCGCCGGGATCGACCCACAGGAAAGTGCCGCTCTGGCCGAAATGGCCGAAGGTCGACGGTGAACTCGACTCCCCCGTCCAATGCGGCGACTTGTCGCCACGGATCTCGAACCCGAGTCCCCAGTCGTTCTCGCGCTGGTTGCCGTAACCGGGCAGGACACCCGCCAGACCGGGGAACACCACCGCTGTCGCCTCGGCCACCAAGCCCTTCGAAACCAGCTTCGGCGCCTGCAACTCGGCGGCGAACAGGCCGAGGTCGGTCACCGTCGACACGGCGCCCGCCGCGGGGCTGCCGTCCAGCGCGGTGGCCGTCATCCCGAGCGGCCCGAACACGCCCTCCGCCAGGTAGTCGGCGAACGCGATCCCGGTCGCCTCGGCGACGGTCTCGGCCAGCACCTCGAAGCCGGTGTTGGAGTAGATCCGCCTGCTGCCCGGCGTGGCCTGGACGGCGCGGCTGTCGAACGCGAGCCCGGAGGCGTGCGCGATCAGGTGCCGCACGGTCGACCCCTCGGGCCCGGCGGGCTGGTCCCACTCGACCGCGCCCTCCTCGACGGCGACCAGCACGGCGTACGCCACCAGCGGTTTCGTCACCGAGGCGAGCGCGAACGGCCGGTCGACCTCGCCGTGGGCGCCCACCACCCGCCCGTCGGAGGAGACGACCGCGGCCGCCGCGTTGTCGACCGGCCACTCGGACACCGCGCGCAGGCTCTCCATGCCCCCAACGTTAACGTCGTGCGGTGTCGATCCGTGAGTTGATCGTGCTGGGCACCGCCAGCCAGGTCCCGACCCGTGCGCGCAACCACAACGGCTACCTGCTGCGCTGGGACGCCGAGGGCCTGCTGTTCGACCCCGGCGAGGGTTCGCAGCGGCAGATGCTGATGGCGGGCGCGGCGGCGAGCGACATCACCCGGATCTGCCTCACGCACTTCCACGGCGACCACTGCCTCGGGCTGCCCGGCATCGTGCAGCGGCTGTCGCTGGACAAGGTGACCCGCCCGGTGCACGCGCACTACCCGGCGTCGGGGCAGCACTTCTTCGAACGGCTGCGGCACGCCAGCTCGTTCTACGACGTGACCGACATCCGCCAGGAGCCGGTGCACGACGAGGGCGTGCTCGCGACCGGCCCGTTCGGCACGGTCGAGGCGCGCAGGCTGGACCACTCGCTGGACACCTTCGGCTACCGGCTCGTCGAACCGGACGGGCGGCGGATCCTGCCGGACCTGCTGGAGCGGCACGGCATCGCGGGTCCGCGGGTGCGCGAACTCCAGGAGCGCGGCGCGCTCGGCGACGTGACCCTGGAGCAGGTGAGCACGCCGAGGCCGGGCCAGCGGTTCGCGTTCGTCATGGACACCCGGCTGTGCGACGGGGTCTACGCGCTGGCCGAGAACGCCGACATGCTCGTCATCGAGTCGACCTACCTGCACGAGGACGAGCGCCACGCCGTCGCGCACGGCCACCTGACCGCCCGGCAGGCCGCGACGGTCGCCGCCGAGTCCGGGGTGCGCAAGCTCGTGCTCACGCACTTCTCCCAGCGCTACCCGGACCCCTCGCGGTTCCACGCCGAGGCCGCCGAGGTGTTCGACGGCGAGATCGTGGTCGCCAAGGACCTCCAGCGGATCCCCGTGCCTAAGCGCGGCTGAGCCACTGGTCGCGGACCAGGTCGTCGAGCGCCGAGTGCTCCGGCTGCCAGCCCAGCAGCTCCCGCGCCAGGCTCGTGTCCGCCCGCAGCACGGGCACCTCGCCCACGTGCGCGGGCGCGTGCGCGAGGCGGACGGGTCGGCCGGTGACC
This window contains:
- a CDS encoding dienelactone hydrolase family protein; translated protein: MTQTRTETFPLTDGRELRLTVAEPENAVRGGLVVLHEARGVTDTVRGLVGTLADEGWLVVAPHLYRDVDELADGDVPDRVSKLSGEAVLEDTDVAFVWLGQQGVPADRMGVLGFDLGGSVALVVAGSRTIGAAVTIGGGGILTPLAEGLPPLVEVAAELTCPWLGLYGDDDSQIAQADVEKLRDAAASSEIATDVVRFTDSSHRFDTSPAASAEAWQRVLNWFDSHLR
- a CDS encoding PPE domain-containing protein, with product MVDRKKDSPPNPYPEHKSGKEPSELGEKVDWMTYTHQELYDMVHTGVDLTSAASVKDNWTTLGTTLAEVKDQLIGAIFASSSGWEGESAEKARDGLLTVVKWAENTSDHANNVAECITVEIQHVQTAREQMPPPAPAPAVVTPVPSAIAPIAPAVPATVDPLPVDPLSPVAAPTPTPVTGAQSPFTGIDQVGAPVVGATAAADAGHRTAANVMAAFQQGSFAVDQTVPAFSPPVNPVAPPETKQPALGVDRVAAPTTGAAAPVVGPAIVPPVAGRTQATTSGSSGGGGGGYAPAARGGGYSSGGGYQPSPSFGGGGGGAGGPAAPSGPGGSSGVIGGPDSRAASAQPASAQAPKAGGGSTGGGMMGGAPMAPAPMGSQSDGADHRRARYLEEDDDLFGLDNKAAPPVIGT
- a CDS encoding ESX secretion-associated protein EspG, yielding MIDDEPRVFRLAAQEFFVLWTSVHGDRHPVPVGAGHYGRTEADRAELLATCSRTLAARGLGTVERPDGELHALLRGLVEFDVGLELVFSRRGETARGLATAGTHGAFAARVGDQIQLAGFRPTALASTTVSTLPAARPGAGRSVNLRWDDYLAAGAAGERDGVPGFLGSLRYAGVREPEAATLMRALTTRSGGGQVGVIGRNRAGYLHPTGRTLSWLDSGDGRYLVRNEAGWFVMAPTDPARLTTELEDLVEDASRG
- a CDS encoding acetoacetate--CoA ligase codes for the protein MTDTHAEAELLWQPDPDRVADSRMAAFRDWLRAARGLDFADYAELWTWSTTDIEAFWGAIAEFFDIAFHTPPERVLGAATMPGARWFPGSTLNYAEHALRPGPGRADDDLAVIFHREDGLAENLTYGVLRRRVAAVRAGLVALGVSRGDRVVALVPNTPEALIAFLAAASLGATWSSCSPDFGARAISDRFAQIEPTVLIAVDGYRYNGRAFDVRPTVEELRSEIGSLKATVLVDYTGGALPGAVGWAELLAEHDGAPMAYEAVPFDHPLWVLYSSGTTGLPKGIVQGHGGIVLEHLKMLGLHADLGPGDRFFWFTTTGWMMWNFVIAGLLVGSTVVLFDGSPAHPDLNALWHLAEQHRVTYFGTSAPYIQSCLKEGLRPGEQYDLTGLRVVGSTGAPLTPEGFRWIADAVGADVQIASVSGGTDLCTAFVCAAPDLPVWLGELSCRALGAAVTAYDEAGHEVVDEVGELVVTKPMPSMPVYFWGDEDGSKLREAYFEDFPGVWRHGDWIRITPRGSSVIYGRSDSTLNRGGVRMGTSEFYRVVEAIPGVADSLVIDTSGAGQTDGRLLCFLVLDDGVALADLEPALRKDLRTNLSPRHVPDSFITVAEIPRTLNGKKCEVPVKKILAGTPPAQAVSLDALRNPDSLTPFLDLVGK
- a CDS encoding helix-turn-helix domain-containing protein, which produces MATADLLLHPVRMRVLQVLFDTDPLTTAQLRERLPDIPPATMYRHIAVLTDAGVLEVVGEKRIRGTVERSYRIREEEAVVDPAARAAMTHDDHRRAFTTFATSLLGDFDRYLSQPGATPPEDGVVYRQAAVWATEEEFAAMIEEIETAVLSRTDNPREAPRTRHVISLVAVPDKPRNATKPDTE
- a CDS encoding type II CAAX endopeptidase family protein, with the translated sequence MSITTPARDRGGLTLFWVVTFATTWTFWLIAIGLGGTPTSSPTAIPYVLGGFGPVFGAIAVRIRRRRRGEAVPVHAVKARPFWVLPLLVLASATVVVAAVVADVLGGPAVSLDGGLELVAKVGGPVGFFVSMLIGGPLAEEPGWRGTAYPRLRASMGRLQAGLLLGVVWAVWHLPLFFIAGTVQSRFGLFGWSGLLFSLTVIPMALLTGCAYEREGVPAAVAVHLGVNATMALLSVDSPITQVAILVVQVVVVGLLLAGWRDRAVRVDRLSEPARR
- a CDS encoding SGNH/GDSL hydrolase family protein, which encodes MKRLCTAVLAGVLSLVVVPVAQAGARGPLQVVALGDSYASGVGAGDYEPGTDGNCYRSANSASAVVVADLRASGKQVDFTNVTCSGAAIADLSTSFKEEPPQLDALKADTGLVLMTMGGNDVEFAAYAGQCIQSDCSGAGTRALLDRLPKMTSDLTALLGEIKSRSPRAKIVLSGYGRQFTPGANAEGVALDPICGEGILTPQERADGATVASSVDQALRTATGAARQQGVNARYAGTFTGGVLRPEFEGHSMCQAGTPFYRGLEAVFTPGQEGAVAILHPSRAGQTAFAALVECELR
- a CDS encoding serine hydrolase domain-containing protein, whose product is MESLRAVSEWPVDNAAAAVVSSDGRVVGAHGEVDRPFALASVTKPLVAYAVLVAVEEGAVEWDQPAGPEGSTVRHLIAHASGLAFDSRAVQATPGSRRIYSNTGFEVLAETVAEATGIAFADYLAEGVFGPLGMTATALDGSPAAGAVSTVTDLGLFAAELQAPKLVSKGLVAEATAVVFPGLAGVLPGYGNQRENDWGLGFEIRGDKSPHWTGESSSPSTFGHFGQSGTFLWVDPGAGVACVALTDRAFGKWAVETWPAFTDSVLAELTA
- a CDS encoding ribonuclease Z, which codes for MSIRELIVLGTASQVPTRARNHNGYLLRWDAEGLLFDPGEGSQRQMLMAGAAASDITRICLTHFHGDHCLGLPGIVQRLSLDKVTRPVHAHYPASGQHFFERLRHASSFYDVTDIRQEPVHDEGVLATGPFGTVEARRLDHSLDTFGYRLVEPDGRRILPDLLERHGIAGPRVRELQERGALGDVTLEQVSTPRPGQRFAFVMDTRLCDGVYALAENADMLVIESTYLHEDERHAVAHGHLTARQAATVAAESGVRKLVLTHFSQRYPDPSRFHAEAAEVFDGEIVVAKDLQRIPVPKRG